The following DNA comes from Vespula pensylvanica isolate Volc-1 chromosome 5, ASM1446617v1, whole genome shotgun sequence.
TGCGGAGCAGATTTTACCGATTATCTATCGAAAATGCCGAAGGATAAGAAAACTATAGAAATGAAGGACGTCTTCGCGAGATATACCAACGACGTAATAGCCACTTGTGCATTTGGTATCAGTATTAATTCTATGAAAGATCGGAACAACGATTTCTACGTTCTCGGTAGAAAAGCAACCAATTTCGAAGGTATTCAATTTCTGAAATTCTTCCTTATTCGTTCTTTCccaaatattgtaaaatttttcaacgtcAAGCTCATATCCGGTAATATCGACAATTTCTTCACGAACGTTGTCAAGGAAGTAATCGACACTAGAGATCAAAATAAGATCGTACGATCAGACATGATACAATTGATGATGGAAGCTAGAGACAAGAGAGTCGAAATGGGACAAGAATTACCTCTGATAGACATAGTAGCTCAAgcgtttatatttttctttggtgGCTTTGACACCGTCTCCACGGCCATGTGCTTCACCTGTCACGAAATTGGTATCAATCTGGATATACAAAAGAGATTGCAGCAAGAGATCGACGAGGTCATTGAGAAGACCAATGGAAATCTAACTTATGATATTATCAACACCATGCAATATTTAGACGCCGTGATACAAGAATCCCTACGGAGATATCCGATCGTTGTCTTTCTTGATAGAGTATGCATCGAAGATTTCGAACTGCCACCAAGTTTACCTGGAAAGAAAcctttgttaataaaaaaaggcaCGAATGTTTGGTTCCCAGTTAGTGCACTCCACTTGGACCTCAAATATTTCGAGGATCCGTACAAATTCGATCcagaaagatttataaaaaatggaaaggagATCAACAATTCCGGTGTCTATTTGCCCTTCGGATTAGGACCTAGAATGTGCATTGGTAATAGATTCGCTTTGCTGGAGATAAAagttttgatatttaatttattggcAAGATGTAGTCTGAAGCCATCCATCAAAACCCAAAATCCAATTCGATTATCCAAGAGTGGAATCAACTTGTCGGCTGAAAAAGGTTTTTGGATGGATTTAGAAGAAAGAAGCGATGTTCATCCTgctcttaaaaatattgtctgtaataataattctgatACTATTAAACTATGTAGCCATTAATGGAGTTACTATTGATCGTACTGTTAAAACTTAagatatagaaatgaaataatgaaaataattttatgaagaTAAACTTATgtaatggatatatatatatttttttttcgtgatcgAAATGATAAAACATCGAATTTGGATTAAACGTTTACGTATCGTAGTCGGTGCTATTAGGAATTATCCTCTTTTAAATTTCACACAACTATAAAAGCATAACCTCTTGTCATTGAATTACGTATCGTTTTAGAGATTAATACAACTGAagctgttattttattattatcttacgatataaataacgtataattactattgatattattatttttattattactatgtaatcgagaaaagaatgttgtgttaatattataaagaacattatttacgaaaatatacttatttctaaatatgtagatatatatatatattagaaataagaatattattcatacatacatatatatatatataaatgtatgttatttttcattaaaaatccatctttttattttgtcaatTTTCTAAGTAACGTGTAAATAATGTTTTCACTTTGAAAAGTAAATGAGCATTCACCAACGTATCGTTTAATTTACTCTCTTTACTATCGTTAACTGTCTCTTCAATTATTGAACGCAATAAGATATGAAATTAAAGATAGCAACGAAAGtaagatatgaaataaatataatttattttccattcaGAGAATCTCATAATACCATGTCAGGTATGttatttttacgaacgattaattaaagaaagcgATTAATATCATGTTtccaaaatttaataaaggaTTATAACATTTACCCGatcataaatattcaaaaatcgTATTTAGCAAATTCGACGAACTTTACAAAAGAAGAACTGCGTTATCCGATTAATCAACAGACTGTCATAATTTATCACAATTCCCAATcatcatttatctttcttcacGTAACGAGAAACATAATAGAAAactctaaaaagaaaaaaatttttggaGAATAAACTCGGAATTTCATAAGATAACAATATGAAagtatgaaaaatttgtaaaagcaATGGAAGAAACGATTAATACGTACACTAGATTGTACGCTTACGAACGTTGAAACAGAAGATTACATAAGTTACGTAATTTGATAATACATGTTATATTAATGGAAGCTAGTGAGAAGAAACGTCAGTCGTATATAATCTTTGGAGAGTGTAACATCGTGAATTTGGTTTcttgcaataatttttttactcgtGCTTACGATGGAGACGTGGGCGATAATCTTAGCCTTTGTGGCAGTGGTACTCAGCATTTATTACTACGTCTTCAAAGACATGAGCTACTTCAAAAAAATTGGTATACCATATTTGGAACCGTGGCCGATATTTGGTAACATGGGTCCAACAATTTTCCGTCAAAAATCAATGGTCGATATGACTGTAGAGATTTACAATTTGCATCCGGAAGCCAAATACGTTGGTTTCTTCGACATGGGTAATCCggttttctttattcgtgaTCCAGAATTAATCAAAATGATCGCGGTTAAGAGTTTCGATAATTTCCCGGATCACAGAGGTTTCGTCGACGAGGTACAGGATCCTCTCtttggaaaaaatttattttcgctAAAAGGCAACCGATGGAGAGAAACCAGAACGATGTTGAGTCCTGCGTTTACATTGAGCAAGTTAAAGAGTATGTTCAAGCTGATGAACGAATGCGGAGCAGATTTTACGGATTATCTATCGAAAATGTCGAAGGATAAGAAAACTATAGACATGAGGGACGCCTTCACGAGATATACGAACGACGTAATAGCCACTTGTGCGTTTGGTATCAATATGAATTCGATGAAAGATCGGGAAAACGAATTCTATGTTCTCGGAAGAGACGCAACTAATTTCGACGGtattaaatctttaaaatttttccttaTACGAAGTTTTCCAACGATTTCGAAATTCTTCAATGTCAAGCTGATATCCGGTAAGATCGGTAATTTCTTCAGGAACGTTGTCGAGGAGGTAATCGACATTagagatcgaaagaagatCGTACGATCCGACATGATACAATTAATGATGGAAGCTAGGAACAAGAGAGCCGAAATGGGACAAGAATTACCTATGATGGATATAGTAGCTcaagcttttatttttttcttagctGGCTTCGACACCGTTTCTACGGCTATGTGCTTCACGTGTCACGAAATTGGCGTTAATTCGGAAATGCAAAAAAGATTGCAGCAAGAGATCGACGAGGTTATCGAAAAGACCAATGGAAATCCAACTTACGAAGTTATCAATAACATGGAATATTTAGACGCAGTGATAAGCGAATCCCTACGAAGATATCCGAtcgctctctttcttgatAGAGTGTGCATCGAGGACTTCGAACTGCCACCAAGTTTACCTGGAAAGAAGCCTTTGTTAATAAAGAAAGGCACGAATGTTTGGTTCCCAGTTAGTGCACTCCACTTGGACCCCAAATATTTCGAGGATCCGTACAAATTCGATCcagaaagatttataaaaaatggaaaggagATCAACAATTCCGGTGTCTATTTGCCCTTCGGATTAGGACCTAGAATGTGCATTGGTAATAGATTCGCTTTGCTGGAGATAAAagttttgatatttaatttattggcAAGATGTAATCTGAAGCCATCCAACAAAACCCAAAATCCAATTCGATTTTCCAAGAGAGGAATCAACTTATCGGCTGAAAAAGGTTTTTGGATGGATTTAGAAGAAAGAAGCGATGTTCATCCTGctcttaaaaattttgtttctaataGCAGTTCTGGTGGTactgttaaaaataatgtaaccACCAATGGAGTTACTAATGGTCATGCGGTCAAAACTtaagatatgaaaaagaagtagttgaaataactttattgcaataaattcatttaatttttgtttgtgtgtgtgtgtgtgtgtagcaAGACTGAAATGTTAAAGTCGTCAAATTTGGATGATATATTTGCGTGTTGTAGTTCGCACTATTACGGATTATTGGGTTTTGAATTACACTTAACTAAATGCATATCGTATTGTAATTggattatatatcattttaggGAATAATACAATCGGTTATCTTCTCacgatgtaaataatatattattatatttattattattatctctatgattattactataaagaaaacaaataatacgccgttttatctttgaaagaattaatatatttatctataaatatacagatatacatattttttattagaatcctatttttttattggtcaatgtaattttttcctttctagatcacatgtaaataattttttcaatttaatagatatttcgaGCATTCaacaacgaaaaaatattttttatataacttcgAAGAatgtatcttcttttattgaatgcgataagatataaaagaaaagccaATACCAATACCAAAGccaatagatttatttatgaatgtgCAAAACATGAGTCATATCAgagatattatctttttacatgaaaaataatcattaaatcaTATCATTAAAGCATCCAAATAGATAATTAAcatcatatattttcaaacgttaataaaaaaattagaacgaTTGTTcggttaaaaatattaaaaaatcatataggacaatattaatagaatatcgacgtaataagaaaaaaacatttctttacaaataatcagaattttcttacaaaattaatacgatttataatattattcttacgataaaaatataaatttgcaaaaacagcatcaaaaataattcataataagtTGTACATTTTCAaacgtaaaaagagaagagtatgCCAGTGACGTAATTTGATACGCACGTTATATTAATGAGAGTTGTGAGAAGAAACGTCAGTAGTATACAATCTCTCGAGAGTGTAACGCCGTGAATTTTGTTTCTCGCAATAACTTTTTTACTCAAGCACACGATGGAGTCGTGGGCAATAATTTTGGCCATCGTGGCAGTGGTACTAagcatttattattacgtctTCAAGGACATGAACTACTTCAAAAGAATTGGTATACCGTATTTAAAACCATGGCCGATAGTGGGCAATATGGGACCAGCAATTTTCCGTCAGAAAACGATGACTGATTTAATCATCGACGCTTACAATTTTTATCCGGAAGATAAATATGTTGGTTTCTTCGATATGGGTAATCcggtttttattattcgtgaTCCAGAATTAATCAAAATGATCGCTGTGAAGAGTTTCGATAATTTCCCGGATCACAGAGGTCTCGTCGACGAGGTACAGGATCCTCTCTtcggaaaaaatttattttcgttaaaagGCGACCGATGGAGAGAAACTAGAACGATGTTGAGTCCGGCGTTTACTTTGAGCAAGCTAAAGGGTATGTTCAAGTTGATGAACGAATGCGGAGCAGATTTTACGGATTATCTATCGAAAATGCCGAAGGATAAGAGAACTATAGAAATGAAGGACGTCTTCACGAGATATACGAATGACGTAATAGCCACTTGTGCATTTGGCATCAGTATTAATTCTATGAGAGATCGGGACAACGACTTCTACGTTCTCGGAAGACAAGCAACCAGCTTCGAGGGTATTCAATCTCTGAAATTCTTCTTGATTAGATCTTTCCCAAATATTGTGAAATTCTTCAACATCAAGTTAATACCTGATAAGATCaataatttcttcaaaaaCGTTGTCGAGGAGGTAATAAATACTagagatcgaaagaagatCGTACGATCCGACATGATACAATTGATGATGGAAGCTAGGGACAAGAGAGCCGAAATGGGACAAGAATTATCTCTGATAGATATAGTAGCTCaagcttttatctttttctttggtgGATTCGACACCGTCTCTACGGCAATGTGCTTCACTTGTCACGAAATTGGTATCAATTCGGACATGCAAAAGAGATTGCAACGAGAAATCGACGAGGTCATTGAAAAAACCAATGGAAATCCAACTTACGAAGTTATCAATAGCATGAAATATTTAGATGCAGTGATAAGCGAATCCCTAAGGAGATATCCGATAGCCATTTTTCTTGATAGAATGTGCATCGAGGATTTCGAACTACCATCAAATTTACCTGGAAAAAAGCCTTTGATACTAAAAAAAGGCACGAATGTTTGGTTCCCAGTTAGTGCACTCCACCTAGACCCTAAATATTTCGACGACCCGTACAAATTTGATCCGGAAAGATTCATAGAACGTAACAAGGAGATCAACAATTCCAGTGTCTTCTTGCCCTTCGGATTGGGACCTAGAATGTGCATTGGTAATAGATTCGCTTTACTGGAAATGAAagttttgatatttaatttattggcTAGATGTAATCTTAAGCCTTCCATTAAAACCCAAAATCCAATTCGGCTTTCcaaaaaacaaatcaatatGACTGCCGAAAATGGCTTTTGGATGGATTTAGAGGGAAGAAAGGATGTTCATCCTtctcttaaaaattttgttcctAATGGCTCTACCGAGGAGAATGATATTAAAACTGATACATCAACTAATGGTATTGCTAATGGTCATGCGGTTAATACTTAAgtaataaatgataagaatacttttattatgatatttttttaatacatatgaATGTGTGCATATGTCCGCGTtcataattgataatatataattgatgtcatttattttttaaaatcatattcGACAAATGTTTACAAAAAACACTTTGTTATATTCACTTtcttatatgaaaaaaaaatgatttaatacaagtaaaaaaacaaaaatacattgataaaatattcctattcttacgataataataaactctTATAGTTAGATTTTAGAGTAGCTCTGGAAGAAAATTCCAATGTTTAATAAGCGATAAATATTCACTTCTAAAGTGATGATTACGTCAGTGGCATAAATTGATAGAGGTGAACGAAAGACGTTTTGCCTTAACGAGAGTTGCCAAGAAGAAACATCAGTAAGGCCACTCTCTGGTCAATATAACTGtgtcaattttctctctctctctcactccctctctctctcactccctctctctctcattccctctctctttctctctctttctctctccgtctttctatttctcttcaactctatcattatcttttcctctctttttttttctcggatTCATGATGGAGACTTGGGCTATCATCTTATCCATTGAAACTGTAATACTAAGCATTTATTACTACGTCATTAACGACTCAAGTTTcttcaagaaaattattttaccgCGTTTGAAATCATGGCTGATAGTTATCAAcatagatttaatatttttacgtaaGAAAATGATGATACTTACAATATGCATTCGAAAGCAAAATACATTGGTTTCTTCTATTCGAGTAATCTCCATTTTGATAATTTGTAATCCAAACTTGATCGAAACGAtcacaattaaatattttgattctCAGTTCATGGACTCCATTACGATCTTAAATATTTCCTGGATCAGTACAAATTCGATTCTGAAAGATTCATGTTAAGAGATTCGGTTAAGCAGATCAACTAGTTCGGGACTTACCTATTCTTTGGATTGGGACTTAGAATattcattgataataatcTTGCTttacttcaaatattttattcgttggcAAAGTATAATCTCATGCTTTTCACCAAAATGTAATATCCAATGCGATTCTCTATGAATGGAATCATCATGACTAACGAAAGTGATTTTTGGatgggataaaaaaaaaggtcttggtcttaacaattttttatttgataaaactgTTActgataatatcgaaattgtAGCGTTATGATAACACATAATGATCGCGTTGCTAATGATTCTATATAcggtaaaagaataaaataaaagcaataaataacaaaaatgtttggattatgataaaatgatctaatgtatatatgtgtatatatatgtatatattcgtaagTGAAATGTTAGGTGTACCGAATCTGGATTACGCATTTGCTCAACGTACTCTACATTATCACGGATTATCGTCTTTTGAATTACACGCAACTATACCCAAATACGCATTGTAATTCAATTGTATATAGTTTTAGAGATCAATTTAAGTGTAactataatgtaaataatacaatattgtcatcattattattatgataaagaaaagaaagtaggtTGCAATCTtcgaaaataacaataattatttaaagaaaccTACTTATCTATTAACATCTGGattcagatattttt
Coding sequences within:
- the LOC122629547 gene encoding cytochrome P450 9e2-like yields the protein METWAMILALVAVIVSIYYYVFKDLSYFKKIGIPYLEPWPIVGNMGPAILRLKSLINIIKDIYNLNPEAKYVGFFDMGKPVFFIRDPELIKMIAVKSFDNFPDHRGFVDEVQEPLFGKNLFSLKGNRWRETRTMLSPAFTLRKLKGMFKLMNECGADFTDYLSKMPKDKKTIEMKDVFARYTNDVIATCAFGISINSMKDRNNDFYVLGRKATNFEGIQFLKFFLIRSFPNIVKFFNVKLISGNIDNFFTNVVKEVIDTRDQNKIVRSDMIQLMMEARDKRVEMGQELPLIDIVAQAFIFFFGGFDTVSTAMCFTCHEIGINLDIQKRLQQEIDEVIEKTNGNLTYDIINTMQYLDAVIQESLRRYPIVVFLDRVCIEDFELPPSLPGKKPLLIKKGTNVWFPVSALHLDLKYFEDPYKFDPERFIKNGKEINNSGVYLPFGLGPRMCIGNRFALLEIKVLIFNLLARCSLKPSIKTQNPIRLSKSGINLSAEKGFWMDLEERSDVHPALKNIVCNNNSDTIKLCSH
- the LOC122629386 gene encoding uncharacterized protein LOC122629386; protein product: METWAIILAFVAVVLSIYYYVFKDMSYFKKIGIPYLEPWPIFGNMGPTIFRQKSMVDMTVEIYNLHPEAKYVGFFDMGNPVFFIRDPELIKMIAVKSFDNFPDHRGFVDEVQDPLFGKNLFSLKGNRWRETRTMLSPAFTLSKLKSMFKLMNECGADFTDYLSKMSKDKKTIDMRDAFTRYTNDVIATCAFGINMNSMKDRENEFYVLGRDATNFDGIKSLKFFLIRSFPTISKFFNVKLISGKIGNFFRNVVEEVIDIRDRKKIVRSDMIQLMMEARNKRAEMGQELPMMDIVAQAFIFFLAGFDTVSTAMCFTCHEIGVNSEMQKRLQQEIDEVIEKTNGNPTYEVINNMEYLDAVISESLRRYPIALFLDRVCIEDFELPPSLPGKKPLLIKKGTNVWFPVSALHLDPKYFEDPYKFDPERFIKNGKEINNSGVYLPFGLGPRMCIGNRFALLEIKVLIFNLLARCNLKPSNKTQNPIRFSKRGINLSAEKGFWMDLEERSDVHPALKNFVSNSSSGGTVKNNVTTNGVTNGHAVKTLAITFLLKHTMESWAIILAIVAVVLSIYYYVFKDMNYFKRIGIPYLKPWPIVGNMGPAIFRQKTMTDLIIDAYNFYPEDKYVGFFDMGNPVFIIRDPELIKMIAVKSFDNFPDHRGLVDEVQDPLFGKNLFSLKGDRWRETRTMLSPAFTLSKLKGMFKLMNECGADFTDYLSKMPKDKRTIEMKDVFTRYTNDVIATCAFGISINSMRDRDNDFYVLGRQATSFEGIQSLKFFLIRSFPNIVKFFNIKLIPDKINNFFKNVVEEVINTRDRKKIVRSDMIQLMMEARDKRAEMGQELSLIDIVAQAFIFFFGGFDTVSTAMCFTCHEIGINSDMQKRLQREIDEVIEKTNGNPTYEVINSMKYLDAVISESLRRYPIAIFLDRMCIEDFELPSNLPGKKPLILKKGTNVWFPVSALHLDPKYFDDPYKFDPERFIERNKEINNSSVFLPFGLGPRMCIGNRFALLEMKVLIFNLLARCNLKPSIKTQNPIRLSKKQINMTAENGFWMDLEGRKDVHPSLKNFVPNGSTEENDIKTDTSTNGIANGHAVNT